One part of the Pseudomonadota bacterium genome encodes these proteins:
- a CDS encoding aromatic ring-hydroxylating dioxygenase subunit alpha, with protein MSANNFRMDESLLKEVAKTRAGLHESRHLPGWFYTSPELYQHEVETIFMKEWLCVGRLEEFPNPGDYAAIRIAGEPVLICRDTAGKMNAFRNVCRHRGVEVASGRGNLSKFTCPYHAWVYDLQGQLLNAPLATEVQGFDVSTCGLPRAQIDDWGGYIFINLDPNCQSLADYLDEDGIREFAAFLQPENTRLSHKLEVVVPCNWKFGPENFMDMYHVGVIHKGSFGGHFPVSNFRFNLNKYGYDATYESHTMAPNGVTLFDTMPWLRGKVTDLFACTTFMRPTMNLFGRHDLIQPLVTLPLDEKSSLVTVYTQLPEEYFDAPGFEEKNKIYSDFIEFVVTEDYEMLESLQNGVASRAFVPGPMANLERAIHHLLNYYLDRLLQDDDAARAQRLDEGRTAIEVAKAKHGAACDGGYSESFQAAE; from the coding sequence ATGTCCGCGAATAATTTTCGGATGGACGAAAGTTTGTTGAAGGAAGTGGCGAAAACCCGCGCTGGCCTACATGAATCCAGACATTTGCCAGGCTGGTTCTACACGTCGCCCGAACTCTATCAGCATGAGGTGGAGACCATTTTTATGAAGGAATGGCTCTGCGTCGGACGACTTGAGGAATTTCCCAATCCCGGGGATTACGCTGCAATTCGCATTGCCGGCGAGCCGGTCCTGATATGCCGCGACACCGCAGGGAAAATGAACGCCTTTCGCAATGTCTGCCGCCACAGGGGAGTCGAAGTTGCCTCCGGACGGGGCAATCTGTCCAAATTCACCTGCCCCTATCATGCGTGGGTCTATGATTTGCAAGGCCAATTGCTGAATGCGCCGCTCGCCACTGAAGTTCAGGGCTTTGATGTCAGCACATGCGGTTTGCCGCGCGCTCAAATCGACGATTGGGGCGGCTATATATTCATCAATTTGGATCCTAATTGCCAGAGCCTGGCAGACTATCTTGATGAAGATGGTATTCGCGAATTCGCGGCCTTTCTGCAGCCGGAGAATACCCGCCTTTCACATAAGCTCGAGGTCGTCGTGCCATGTAATTGGAAATTTGGGCCCGAAAATTTCATGGACATGTACCATGTCGGCGTCATTCACAAGGGTTCGTTCGGAGGCCATTTCCCGGTCTCCAATTTCCGCTTCAATCTGAACAAATATGGCTATGACGCGACCTATGAGAGCCACACAATGGCGCCAAATGGTGTGACCCTGTTTGACACCATGCCTTGGCTGCGCGGCAAGGTGACGGATCTTTTTGCCTGCACCACCTTTATGCGCCCGACCATGAATTTATTTGGCCGTCATGATCTGATCCAGCCCTTGGTGACGCTTCCGCTCGACGAGAAATCTAGCCTGGTCACTGTCTATACCCAGCTGCCGGAAGAGTATTTCGATGCTCCGGGCTTCGAAGAGAAGAATAAAATCTACAGTGATTTCATCGAATTCGTCGTCACCGAGGATTATGAAATGCTGGAATCGTTACAGAACGGCGTCGCTTCGAGGGCCTTCGTACCCGGGCCGATGGCAAATCTTGAGCGCGCGATCCATCACTTGCTGAATTATTATCTCGATCGTTTGTTGCAGGACGACGACGCGGCTCGGGCGCAGCGCCTCGACGAAGGCCGGACCGCGATCGAAGTTGCTAAAGCCAAACACGGCGCAGCCTGTGACGGTGGCTACTCGGAATCCTTTCAAGCGGCCGAGTGA
- a CDS encoding folate-binding protein translates to MSNNIVVNNSWRVMTGICYIELESRGVLAVTGGDAAEFLQGLVSNDIAQVGDGRVVYAALLTPQGKYLHDFMVACAAGAFLLDCEAARLMDLGQRFGAYRLRADIELSDATEDWRVVALLGDNAEAQLGFSLAEPGAAAPLESGGLIYRDPRPQMPGLRAFVPRDAGFGQFEAAGIPAGTLVDYERLRIAAGVPDGSRDMTVNKSTLMEFGFEALKGVDFEKGCYVGQELTARTKYRGLVRRRFQRVFVDGAVPAPGTPIMANDKEAGEICSSVGDQALALLRIDRSAEAEAAGISLTAGKATLRLLENDGA, encoded by the coding sequence TTGTCGAACAACATAGTCGTTAACAATTCATGGCGCGTTATGACAGGTATTTGTTACATCGAATTGGAGAGCCGGGGCGTCCTTGCAGTAACCGGCGGAGATGCAGCGGAATTCCTCCAGGGTTTGGTCTCCAATGATATTGCGCAAGTCGGCGATGGCCGGGTGGTGTATGCCGCGCTGCTCACTCCTCAGGGCAAGTATTTGCATGATTTCATGGTTGCCTGCGCGGCGGGCGCCTTCCTGCTCGATTGCGAGGCTGCACGCCTGATGGATTTGGGCCAGCGTTTCGGTGCGTACCGCCTGCGCGCAGATATCGAATTGTCGGATGCGACGGAGGATTGGCGTGTCGTCGCTCTTCTCGGCGACAATGCCGAAGCCCAGTTGGGGTTTTCGTTGGCTGAGCCCGGCGCCGCGGCGCCGCTCGAAAGTGGCGGGCTGATCTACCGCGATCCAAGGCCACAGATGCCGGGACTACGCGCTTTCGTTCCGCGCGACGCCGGTTTTGGCCAGTTCGAGGCGGCCGGAATTCCGGCCGGCACATTGGTGGATTATGAACGCCTCCGGATTGCCGCAGGCGTCCCCGACGGCAGCCGCGACATGACCGTCAATAAATCCACATTGATGGAATTTGGCTTCGAAGCCCTAAAAGGGGTGGATTTCGAGAAGGGCTGCTATGTTGGCCAGGAGCTGACTGCGCGGACCAAATATCGCGGTCTGGTGCGCCGGCGCTTTCAGCGCGTCTTCGTCGACGGCGCGGTGCCGGCGCCCGGCACACCGATTATGGCAAACGACAAGGAAGCCGGTGAAATTTGCTCCAGTGTGGGTGATCAGGCGCTGGCTCTGCTGCGTATCGATCGCAGCGCAGAAGCCGAGGCCGCCGGAATCTCCTTGACCGCCGGCAAGGCCACACTTCGGCTGCTGGAAAACGACGGCGCCTAG
- a CDS encoding glucose 1-dehydrogenase, which translates to MARIKGKIALVTGATAGIGIAVALRLAEEGAHVYVSGRNEEAGNDVVAKILEAKGEATFLPIDVAQEADWQTALKSIEEAHGRLDILVSNAGITMWQNIEDTALEDWRSIMAVNVDGVFLGTKHAIPLMRRGGGGSIVNISSVLGITGIAKRAAYTSSKAAVRLFTKCAALECAEYGIRVNSIHPAFIHTPMMEDAAMSMYGDVATGKAEFGKLHPIGRVGEPIDIANGVLYLASDESAFTTGAELVIDGGYTAI; encoded by the coding sequence ATGGCTAGAATCAAAGGCAAAATCGCCCTCGTCACCGGCGCGACCGCGGGAATTGGAATTGCGGTGGCGTTGCGTCTTGCTGAGGAAGGCGCCCACGTCTATGTCAGCGGCAGAAATGAGGAAGCCGGCAACGACGTAGTCGCAAAAATATTAGAAGCGAAAGGCGAGGCGACATTCTTGCCGATTGATGTGGCCCAGGAAGCCGATTGGCAGACCGCCTTAAAATCGATCGAGGAAGCACACGGGCGGCTTGATATTTTGGTCAGCAATGCTGGCATCACCATGTGGCAAAATATTGAAGACACCGCACTGGAAGATTGGCGCAGTATCATGGCGGTCAATGTGGACGGCGTATTCCTTGGAACGAAACACGCCATACCGCTCATGCGCCGCGGCGGCGGCGGATCTATCGTCAATATATCCTCTGTGTTGGGCATTACCGGCATCGCGAAAAGAGCGGCCTATACCTCGAGCAAAGCCGCCGTCCGCCTGTTCACAAAATGTGCCGCGCTCGAATGCGCCGAATACGGCATCCGTGTAAACTCCATTCATCCCGCTTTCATTCATACGCCGATGATGGAAGATGCGGCGATGAGCATGTATGGCGATGTCGCCACCGGCAAGGCGGAGTTCGGCAAGCTCCATCCCATCGGCCGTGTTGGCGAGCCCATAGATATCGCCAATGGCGTGCTCTATCTTGCCTCAGACGAATCAGCCTTTACCACCGGCGCTGAACTGGTCATCGACGGCGGCTATACGGCCATATGA
- a CDS encoding xanthine dehydrogenase family protein molybdopterin-binding subunit, with translation MQDADGVREAQLPQIESGTTWIGRSVRRKEDHRLTTGKGQYFGDVKAPEALCLMFVRSEHAHARIVSIDTAAAAAMPGVICIVTGETIRHEIKPLPQPVVVPDLEANFPTFWPLAVGKAKFHGEPVAAIVATDKYLAADAAEAVLVTYEPLPYVGDMEAALLPESPIVHDGWDSNEIFAKTVTGGLTPTSQAANEAEVERLLGGAEVVVKQRFRMHRCGVTPLEPRGVLARWDSVDGLTAWITTQRPHIDRLAMSDVLDIPTDKLRVIAPRDQGGGFGVKAPFYREAILVCHLARKLDATVRWQETRQEHLMAVSQERDQLHDLEIAANQDGQIVALRDRGVADNGDGCAGVYWGFVMPFMGAALMPNAYDLPNCDISMRVAITNKSVLTPARSFGAFPTRFALERAIDMVARRIGMEPAEVRRINLIRDLPYTTATGLNYDSGNWIGAYDLLLERIDLVGFRRRQKAALREGRYIGVGFGVGAETSGVASEVLVPMENQPGYGSATVRVDPRGKVAIFEGDAPQGQSHETTMSQVAAHEFGILPDDVALTTGDTATTPLSSGTVGARAGSYTVSAVAAACRVLKDKMARFVAHDLELDATAEDFVFADGNIIYSKDNNRRQRFCDVAERIIMAPINMPPGESAGLEHTAYFEAPTQMFCFSAHAATVEVDIATGQFEITRYVTSEEVGTVINPQVVEGQIQGGVVQGLSNTMFEEFIYDENGQQLTADFENYKLATAADVPNIEVYHDASEPCPYTPLGSRGLGEGIPAPVPGALTNAICDALSPFGIEINELPLRPNKIWRLIQEAKQAAG, from the coding sequence ATGCAGGACGCAGACGGTGTGCGGGAGGCGCAATTGCCACAAATTGAATCGGGGACCACGTGGATCGGCCGCTCGGTCAGGCGCAAGGAAGACCACCGCCTGACGACCGGAAAAGGCCAATATTTTGGCGACGTCAAGGCGCCGGAGGCGCTTTGTTTGATGTTCGTGCGCTCCGAACACGCGCATGCACGGATCGTCTCGATCGATACCGCGGCCGCAGCCGCGATGCCGGGCGTTATCTGCATTGTGACCGGCGAAACGATCAGGCATGAGATCAAGCCGCTGCCGCAGCCGGTGGTAGTTCCCGACCTCGAGGCGAATTTCCCGACCTTTTGGCCGTTGGCGGTGGGCAAAGCAAAGTTCCACGGCGAGCCGGTTGCCGCCATTGTCGCCACCGATAAATATCTTGCCGCGGACGCCGCCGAGGCGGTTCTCGTGACCTATGAGCCACTACCTTATGTCGGCGATATGGAAGCGGCGCTGTTGCCCGAATCACCCATCGTTCACGACGGCTGGGACAGCAATGAGATATTCGCCAAGACCGTCACTGGCGGCTTGACCCCAACATCCCAGGCGGCGAATGAAGCGGAGGTTGAGCGTCTGCTCGGCGGTGCCGAGGTCGTCGTCAAGCAGCGTTTTCGCATGCACCGCTGCGGCGTTACGCCACTTGAGCCACGCGGCGTCCTGGCGCGCTGGGATTCAGTCGACGGACTGACGGCCTGGATCACCACTCAGCGGCCGCATATTGACCGCCTGGCCATGTCGGATGTGCTCGATATTCCCACCGACAAGCTGCGCGTCATTGCGCCGCGCGACCAAGGCGGCGGGTTCGGCGTCAAAGCGCCCTTTTACCGTGAAGCCATTCTGGTCTGTCACCTGGCGCGCAAACTGGATGCCACGGTGCGCTGGCAGGAAACCCGCCAGGAACATCTCATGGCGGTGAGCCAGGAACGTGATCAGCTTCACGACCTCGAGATCGCAGCAAACCAGGACGGCCAAATTGTCGCGCTGCGCGATCGCGGCGTGGCCGATAATGGCGACGGTTGCGCCGGCGTGTACTGGGGCTTCGTTATGCCCTTCATGGGCGCCGCGCTGATGCCGAACGCCTATGATTTGCCGAATTGCGATATTTCCATGCGAGTCGCGATCACCAACAAATCGGTGCTGACCCCGGCGCGCTCATTTGGTGCCTTTCCCACACGCTTTGCGTTGGAACGCGCGATCGACATGGTGGCCCGGCGTATCGGCATGGAGCCGGCAGAAGTCAGGCGCATAAACTTGATTCGCGACCTGCCCTATACCACGGCCACCGGTCTCAATTATGACAGCGGCAACTGGATCGGCGCCTATGATCTTCTGCTGGAGCGCATTGACCTGGTGGGTTTCCGTCGCCGCCAAAAGGCGGCGTTGCGCGAGGGGCGTTATATTGGCGTCGGCTTTGGGGTTGGAGCCGAAACATCGGGCGTTGCCTCCGAAGTTTTGGTGCCGATGGAGAATCAGCCGGGCTATGGCTCGGCGACCGTGCGCGTTGACCCGCGCGGCAAGGTCGCGATTTTCGAAGGCGATGCACCGCAAGGGCAAAGCCATGAGACCACCATGTCCCAGGTGGCGGCGCATGAGTTTGGCATCCTCCCGGATGATGTCGCGCTGACGACAGGCGATACGGCAACAACGCCGCTTTCCTCGGGCACCGTTGGCGCGCGGGCCGGCTCCTACACAGTGAGCGCCGTTGCTGCGGCCTGCCGCGTACTGAAAGATAAAATGGCGCGCTTTGTCGCGCATGACCTTGAGCTTGATGCGACAGCCGAAGATTTTGTCTTCGCCGACGGCAACATCATCTATTCGAAGGACAATAATCGTCGCCAGCGTTTTTGCGATGTGGCCGAGAGAATCATTATGGCGCCGATCAATATGCCGCCAGGTGAAAGCGCCGGGCTCGAGCACACCGCCTATTTCGAAGCACCCACGCAGATGTTTTGTTTCAGCGCGCATGCCGCGACGGTGGAGGTCGATATCGCAACCGGGCAGTTCGAGATCACCCGCTATGTCACCTCGGAAGAAGTCGGCACTGTGATCAACCCGCAAGTCGTCGAGGGGCAAATCCAGGGCGGCGTCGTTCAAGGCTTATCGAACACCATGTTCGAGGAGTTCATTTACGATGAGAACGGCCAGCAACTGACGGCGGATTTCGAAAACTACAAATTGGCAACCGCTGCTGATGTCCCGAATATCGAGGTCTATCACGATGCCAGTGAGCCCTGCCCGTACACTCCGCTTGGCTCTCGTGGACTCGGCGAGGGCATTCCGGCGCCTGTGCCGGGTGCGCTTACCAACGCCATATGTGATGCGCTCAGCCCCTTCGGAATCGAAATCAATGAGTTGCCATTGCGCCCAAACAAGATTTGGCGGCTCATCCAGGAAGCAAAGCAGGCGGCAGGCTAA
- a CDS encoding cysteine hydrolase family protein — protein sequence MSQPKTLLEMAGADMTPNALSDSALVLIDCQMEYVTGGVPLPGVDAALAEAGRVLARARAADAPIIHIVHKGQAGGAFDLDGAGGQIAPQVAQAGSETIISKDLPNAFAGTILHDKLQELNTKNLIFVGFMTHMCVSASVRAALDLGYRSTLVSAAAATRDLPTPSGGVIDAASLHDASLAALGDRFAIIVERADQLPD from the coding sequence ATGAGCCAACCGAAAACTCTGTTGGAAATGGCCGGTGCCGATATGACGCCAAATGCGCTTTCCGATTCCGCTCTCGTCCTGATCGATTGCCAAATGGAATATGTCACTGGCGGCGTGCCACTGCCGGGCGTGGATGCAGCGCTTGCGGAAGCCGGGCGGGTGCTGGCGCGCGCACGTGCCGCCGATGCGCCGATCATTCATATCGTGCATAAAGGCCAGGCTGGCGGCGCTTTCGATCTCGACGGTGCGGGCGGCCAGATCGCGCCGCAAGTGGCGCAAGCCGGCAGCGAAACCATCATCAGCAAAGACCTGCCCAACGCCTTCGCCGGCACTATCCTGCATGACAAGCTGCAGGAGCTAAATACGAAAAATCTAATATTCGTCGGCTTCATGACCCACATGTGCGTCAGCGCCAGCGTGCGCGCGGCGCTCGACCTCGGCTACCGATCCACCCTCGTCTCCGCCGCCGCCGCCACGCGCGATTTGCCGACCCCCTCCGGCGGCGTGATTGACGCCGCCAGCCTGCATGACGCCAGCCTCGCCGCACTCGGTGACAGGTTCGCAATAATTGTCGAGCGCGCGGATCAGTTGCCGGATTAG
- a CDS encoding HD domain-containing protein, giving the protein MSSILEFLEFIEQPGQQTVRDLLDRVLLKARQMTGAEAGSIFIVRKTGKQNWLVASSIQNDRIRLSKADFRIPIVPTSIAGYVASTGETVLIDDLYSIPKNVPFDFDQSFDKATGYRSCSMLAFPLTNFQKKVIGVVQLINRKAGKKKETVAFKDAQADLIMPFNHIVGRVIERADMLEQINKSNSDLRVKNKALRTQQSQIEELQKDTEEAFMVSIRLLARAAEVHDEDTGNHIIRCNEYAYLMAKKVGMPTEFCNEIHFSARLHDIGKMSVNSAILTKRGRLNDDERFEMNQHTTYGHQILERSDRLQMAADIARSHHEQWNGGGYPDGLRGEKIPISARIMAIADIYDALRSERAYKPTFSHEKTYNILTVGDDRLTPTEHFEPKLLDVFKTYHQEFNRFRKRLED; this is encoded by the coding sequence ATGAGTTCAATTCTCGAATTCCTAGAATTTATCGAGCAACCGGGGCAACAGACGGTTCGCGATCTGCTCGACCGTGTTCTTCTGAAGGCGCGACAAATGACAGGCGCTGAGGCGGGCTCGATATTCATCGTACGCAAAACCGGCAAGCAGAACTGGCTTGTAGCCAGCAGCATACAAAATGACCGCATCAGGCTGAGCAAGGCGGATTTCCGCATTCCAATCGTGCCAACCTCAATCGCCGGCTATGTAGCGTCGACAGGCGAAACGGTACTGATCGACGATCTCTACTCGATTCCGAAAAATGTCCCGTTTGATTTCGACCAATCCTTCGACAAGGCGACCGGCTATCGCTCGTGCTCAATGCTGGCATTCCCGCTGACAAATTTTCAGAAAAAAGTAATTGGCGTTGTGCAGCTTATCAATCGCAAAGCAGGTAAGAAAAAAGAGACTGTCGCCTTCAAAGACGCGCAAGCGGATCTGATAATGCCGTTCAATCATATTGTCGGCCGTGTCATTGAGCGTGCTGATATGCTTGAACAAATAAACAAAAGCAACTCTGATCTGAGAGTCAAGAACAAGGCCTTGCGCACGCAGCAATCTCAGATCGAGGAGTTACAAAAAGATACCGAAGAAGCCTTCATGGTGTCCATCCGTCTACTTGCCCGCGCCGCCGAAGTACATGACGAAGACACCGGAAATCACATTATCCGATGCAATGAATATGCCTATTTAATGGCCAAAAAAGTCGGCATGCCGACGGAATTTTGCAATGAAATTCACTTCAGCGCCCGACTACACGATATTGGCAAGATGAGCGTGAACTCCGCGATTCTAACCAAGCGGGGGCGTCTCAACGATGATGAACGCTTCGAGATGAACCAGCATACCACCTACGGCCATCAGATTCTGGAGCGCTCCGATCGTTTGCAAATGGCTGCTGATATCGCGCGCTCACACCACGAGCAATGGAACGGTGGGGGCTATCCGGACGGCCTAAGGGGCGAGAAAATTCCGATTTCGGCGCGTATTATGGCGATCGCCGATATTTATGACGCACTGCGCTCGGAGCGCGCCTACAAGCCGACCTTCAGCCACGAAAAGACGTATAACATACTTACCGTCGGGGATGACCGCCTCACCCCGACAGAGCATTTCGAACCAAAACTGCTAGATGTCTTCAAAACTTATCACCAAGAATTCAACCGATTCCGCAAGCGTTTGGAGGATTAG